The Calothrix sp. PCC 7507 DNA segment AAAGAACCGTGCATTGCAGAGAACAATGAACCGCCGAATACACCTGCTACTCCCAACATGTGGAAGGGGTGCATCAAGATGTTGTGTTCTGCTTGGAACACGATCATGAAGTTGAATGTGCCGGAGATACCCAAGGGCATACCGTCGGAGAATGAACCTTGACCGATGGGGTAGATCAAGAATACTGCTGCTGCAGACGCTAGAGGCGCGCTGTATGCTACGCAGATCCAAGGACGCATTCCTAAACGGAAAGACAATTCCCACTGACGACCTAGGTAGCAAGCACATCCGATCAGAAAGTGGAATACTACTAGTTGGTAAGGTCCGCCGTTGTACAACCACTCGTCTAAGGAAGCTGCTTCCCAGATTGGGTAGAAGTGTAAGCCGATGGCGTTGGAGGATGGAACTACTGCTCCGGAGATGATGTTGTTTCCGTAGATTAAGGAACCTGCTACTGGTTCACGGATACCATCTATGTCTACAGGGGGTGCTGCAATGAAGGCGATGGTGAAACAAACGGTTGCGGCTAGCAAGGTGGGGATCATCAATACGCCGAACCAACCGACATAAATCCGGTTCTCGGTGCTGGTGATCCACTCGCAAAACCGATCCCATACGTTAGCGCTACTGCGCTGTTGTAAGGTGGTTGTCATTTTTTTATGAGTGCTTTATGTGTTTATGATTTTGGGTGAGCAATTTTGCTTACCTATGAATCAACATTAGTGGCTTTATTTATTTTTGTAAAGCATTTTTAATTAAGTATTAGTTATGACACATATATGATTTTACTATCAATCAACAAAAGAGACGCGATCGCTCGCGTCTCTAACATAGAACTCATAAAGCTGAATCAACCAGGAGGCCATGCTAGATGGCGTCCACCCAGAATATGCAGATGTAAATGGTAAACTGTTTGACCACCATCAGCACCAGTGTTGATGACAAGGCGATAGCCGTTTTGCAGTCCAGCTTTTTTAGCAACCAGCTTGGCTGTTAACAAAAGATGCCCTAAAAGAGCAGCATCTTGAGATTCGACCTCAGCTAGTTGGGTAATGGGTTTTTTGGGAATCACAAGGATGTGAACCGGGGCTTGCGGGTTAACGTCTTTGAAGGCCAGCGCTAAATCATCTTCATAGACAATGTCCGCTGGAATTTCCCGACGAATGATTTTGCTGAAAATTGTCTCTGTGGTTTCACTCATGCTGATTTAGTTATTCATCTGCTAGAGATTCTAAAGGTTTATTCTTATAGAAGAAATGCTTGCCAGAGTCTGGAGTGCATCAATTGTCGGCATCGATGCCGTTAAAGTAGGGGTAGAAGTCGATGTGTCAGGGGGATTGCCGGGAATTGTCGTTTTAGGACTCCCGGATAGTGCTGTCCAAGAATCGAAGGAGCGGGTAAAGGCAACTCTCAAAAATGCTGGTTTTGCCTTCCCTATGCGGAAGATTGTGATTAACTTGACTCCGGCTGATTTACGCAAGGAAGGGCCAAGTTTTGATTTACCGATCAGTGTGGGAATTTTAGCAGCTTCCGAGCAAGTTAGTGGTGAGTTGTTGGGTGATTATCTATTTTTAGGGGAAGTATCTCTAGATGGTAGTTTACGCCCCGTTGCAGGAGTTTTACCTATCGCTGCTACTGCCCAAAAGATGGGAATTGCAGGTTTAGTTGTCCCGGTTGATAACGCCCAAGAGGCAGCAGTGGTGAAAGGATTGGCTGTTTACGGCTGTAAAGATTTGCCTGAAGTGGCTAATTTTTTAAATAATCCGGGAGCTTACAAACCTGTACAAATTGATGAGAATGTGGGGACGTTGCATTCGACATCTTTACATTGTAGTGGTGCAGATTTAAAGGATGTGAAAGGACAAGCTCATGCTCGTCGCGCCTTAGAAATTGCAGCTGCCGGTGGACATAATTTAATCTTTGTGGGACCGCCTGGAAGTGGCAAAACTATGCTAGCAAGGCGTTTGCCGGGTATCCTCCCGCCACTGGGTTTTGCGGAAGCTTTAGAAGTGACTCGCATTCATTCTGTCGCTGGTTTATTGAAAAATCGCGGCTCGTTGGTACGCGATCGCCCTTTCCGCAGCCCCCACCACTCAGCTTCTGGCCCTTCGCTTGTTGGTGGTGGTAGCTTTCCCCGCCCTGGGGAAATTTCTCTATCACATCGAGGTATTCTTTTTCTGGATGAACTCACGGAGTTTAAACGGGATGTTTTGGAATTTCTCCGTCAACCGCTAGAGGATGGCTACGTCACAATTTCCCGCACCAAACTGTCTGTGACGTTTCCTGCCCAGTTTACATTAGTAGCGAGTACTAATCCTTGTCCTTGTGGTTTCTACGGCGATACCATACAACCATGTACCTGTTCGCCTCGACAACGCGAACAATATTGGGCAAAACTTTCTGGCCCGTTAATGGATCGGATTGATTTACAAGTAGCTGTGAATCGCTTAAAACCAGAAGAAATCACCCAACAACCGACGGGAGAAGCTTCAAAATCAGTAGCCGAAAGAGTCCAACAAGCACGCGATCGCGCCACGAATCGTTTCCAAGGAGAAGCTGATCTGCGTTGCAATGCTCAAATGCAGAGTCGTCATCTACAGAAATGGTGCAAGCTAGATGATGCGAGTCGTGGTTTATTAGAAGCAGCAATTAAAAAATTAGGATTATCAGCAAGAGCAAGCGATCGCATTCTCAAAGTGGCACGAACTATTGCAGATTTAGCTGGTGATGATGATTTAAAACCCCAGCATGTAGCAGAGGCGATTCAGTATCGCACGATAGATAGGATGCA contains these protein-coding regions:
- the psbA gene encoding photosystem II q(b) protein, yielding MTTTLQQRSSANVWDRFCEWITSTENRIYVGWFGVLMIPTLLAATVCFTIAFIAAPPVDIDGIREPVAGSLIYGNNIISGAVVPSSNAIGLHFYPIWEAASLDEWLYNGGPYQLVVFHFLIGCACYLGRQWELSFRLGMRPWICVAYSAPLASAAAVFLIYPIGQGSFSDGMPLGISGTFNFMIVFQAEHNILMHPFHMLGVAGVFGGSLFSAMHGSLVTSSLVRETTETESLNYGYKFGQEEETYNIVAAHGYFGRLIFQYASFNNSRSLHFLLAAWPVVGIWFTALGVSTMAFNLNGFNFNQSVIDSQGRVIATWADVINRANLGMEVMHERNAHNFPLDLAAGDVAPVALTAPAING
- a CDS encoding histidine triad nucleotide-binding protein, which encodes MSETTETIFSKIIRREIPADIVYEDDLALAFKDVNPQAPVHILVIPKKPITQLAEVESQDAALLGHLLLTAKLVAKKAGLQNGYRLVINTGADGGQTVYHLHLHILGGRHLAWPPG
- a CDS encoding YifB family Mg chelatase-like AAA ATPase, coding for MLARVWSASIVGIDAVKVGVEVDVSGGLPGIVVLGLPDSAVQESKERVKATLKNAGFAFPMRKIVINLTPADLRKEGPSFDLPISVGILAASEQVSGELLGDYLFLGEVSLDGSLRPVAGVLPIAATAQKMGIAGLVVPVDNAQEAAVVKGLAVYGCKDLPEVANFLNNPGAYKPVQIDENVGTLHSTSLHCSGADLKDVKGQAHARRALEIAAAGGHNLIFVGPPGSGKTMLARRLPGILPPLGFAEALEVTRIHSVAGLLKNRGSLVRDRPFRSPHHSASGPSLVGGGSFPRPGEISLSHRGILFLDELTEFKRDVLEFLRQPLEDGYVTISRTKLSVTFPAQFTLVASTNPCPCGFYGDTIQPCTCSPRQREQYWAKLSGPLMDRIDLQVAVNRLKPEEITQQPTGEASKSVAERVQQARDRATNRFQGEADLRCNAQMQSRHLQKWCKLDDASRGLLEAAIKKLGLSARASDRILKVARTIADLAGDDDLKPQHVAEAIQYRTIDRMQ